From the Pseudanabaena sp. FACHB-2040 genome, one window contains:
- a CDS encoding pentapeptide repeat-containing protein has translation MASFEGDGFSTGTIDMMQLLDMYSAGCRDFSHLDFREAWMPGVCFPDVQLCYADLTCAHLPQAVLEGGNLTGAKLWRANLSEANLKRVNLERSVLIRAHLERADLSSARLRESDLRLANLRGSVLTGADLQRANLSYADLTGANLSGADLRYADLTRAILVEADLTGAQLEGAILDRARLNPPVMAELDEPFKSLV, from the coding sequence GTGGCCAGTTTTGAGGGTGACGGATTTTCCACAGGCACGATAGATATGATGCAGCTTTTGGATATGTACTCGGCAGGCTGTCGAGATTTTAGCCACCTGGATTTTCGCGAGGCTTGGATGCCAGGCGTATGTTTTCCTGATGTGCAGCTGTGTTATGCAGATCTGACCTGTGCTCATTTGCCCCAGGCTGTGCTGGAGGGAGGCAACCTTACAGGGGCTAAGCTATGGCGAGCGAATCTGTCGGAGGCCAACTTAAAGCGGGTGAATCTGGAGCGGAGCGTTTTGATTAGGGCTCACTTGGAGAGGGCTGACTTATCAAGTGCCCGCTTGAGGGAGAGTGACTTGCGCCTTGCTAACTTGAGAGGCAGTGTGCTGACAGGAGCCGATTTGCAGCGGGCAAATTTGAGCTATGCAGACTTAACAGGAGCTAACTTGAGTGGGGCAGATCTGCGCTACGCCGACCTGACTAGAGCAATTTTGGTTGAGGCGGATCTGACTGGAGCGCAGTTAGAAGGCGCAATTTTGGACCGAGCCCGATTAAACCCGCCTGTGATGGCTGAGCTAGATGAACCCTTCAAAAGCCTCGTTTAG